Sequence from the Candidatus Hydrogenedentota bacterium genome:
GCGTGCGCTGCCCACCGCTTAGTGCCCCAATGTGAAGGTCGTAGTCATGGGTCGTAAACCCTAGCCCGTGCAACACACGCTTCACCTGCGTCCGAAAGTCATAGCCTCCGCGCCGCTGAAACTCTTCCTGTGTCGCGCTGTATTGCCTCAGGGCTCCCTCGTCACCGGATGCGATACGTTCTTCCAGAACTGTGAGTTTGTGTTCGAGATCGGTCAACTCCGAGAACGTCCTCAAAACGATATCGAACAACGTATCGCTCGCCTCAAATTGAGGCAATTGCGCCAATGCCGCGATTCGGAGCTTCCGCGCCCGCTCCACGGACCCCATATCGGCGTCGGTTTCCCCCAACATCAGGCGGAAAATAGTAGATTTTCCGGTGCCATTCCTGCCGATAAGCCCAATCTTGTCACCCGTTTCGACGCGGAGGTCTACCCCGTCGAGCACGGTTTCGCCCCCATATGATTTACTGACGTTTTCGAGTCGGATTAGGCTCATGGTGAATTCCGGACATCGGCGCGAAGCGCCGGGTGATAACAGAAACGGCGGCGCGTAGCATACCGAATATTCAACCAGCATAACCACTTGAGGAAACTAAGGAATCAGAGTATAGTGAGAGGAAGTAGTCCGGATGGCCAGAGATTTCGCGAGATTCTTCAGGAAGGCATTAGCGCCAAGTGGGCGTGAAATGTGTACAAACTAGGTAGTGGAGGATGAAAGAGAAATGAAGAAGAGATGGCTTGCCGTAATGATGGTGTGCTTATTGGTAGCTGTCGTGGGCATGCTGGGTGTACTCAGCGGTTGCGAGAAGAAACAACCCGCGCCCGCTGAGAAGCAGGAGACCAATGCTCCGGCCCCGCCTGAAGCGGGAACCCCGCCTCCGCCTCCTCCGCCTCCAGCAGCAGCCCCGGCACCAGCCCCAGCAGCTCCGGTTGAAGCTCCGGCCGCCCCGGCACCGGCTCCGGCAGAAGCTCCGGCCGCCCCGGCACCTGCTCCGGCTGCGCAGTAACAGCAACGATCTCGACAGTACAATATCCATTGAGGAAGGGCCTCCACCTAGGGTGGAGGCTCTTCCCTTTTTAAGATTGAAAGGGACTCTCCGAGAGGAGTAGCCTGCGCCGCCCCCTTAGCAGTTCAAATGGATATACAATCTGTCGTACACTGCCCTTCCTTCGCTCAAGCGCACCAGACTCCCATACGCACGAGTTGCCGGGAAGAGCATTGAGTATCGCGGTGATTCTCCAAAATCATCGTGAGCACGCATGAACCCTGGACGGAATCGCCACTGGAGTCCTTCTCGTCTGCTCTCCTTGGTTGCACTCAGTCTCGACAGCTCGAATTGCAGTCCATGCCTTTTGTCAACGTGTGCGCACTTCAAGCCTGAAGCGAGGTAGAATACAGAAACTCGACACAAAGGGGCAGGTCATGAATCGACGAGAATTCCTGACAAAGTCGGCGGGAACGTTGGCTGTAACCTTGACGGGAGTATCCACCACAGCTCGCAGCCACGCAGCAACGGGAGACGACCGGCATCCCAACATCCTTATCATCATGGCCGACGATCTTGGTTATTCGGACATCGGCAGGTATGGCTCCGAAATCGCCACTCCCAACCTCGACAGCCTTGCACGTGATGGGTGTACCTTCACTCACGCCTACAACGCAGCGCGCTGCTGTCCTTCGCGGGCGGCACTCCTGACGGGTCTCCACCCGCACCAGGCGGGCATGGGTGCAATGACCAGCCCTCCCGATCGCGTCGTCCCCGAAGGGCCGTATCAGGGATATCTCAACCGCAACTGCATGACGCTCGCTGAAGCGCTGAAGACTGCCGGATACCGGACCTACATGTCAGGGAAATGGCATGTGGGCGCCGCGCGCGAGAATTGGCCGCGCCAGCGCGGGTTCGACCGGTACTTCGGTCTCATCAGCGGTGCGAGCAGCTATTGGGAAATCCTCCCCGAGGAACGCGACGTCCGCACGATGGCACTCGACGACGATGTGTATGTGCCGTCCGGCGACACGTTCTACATGACCGACGCATTCACCGACCACGCCGTACAATTCCTGAAGGAGCACGACACAAGCACTTCGCCGTTTCTCCTTTACCTCGCTTATACGGCCCCGCACTGGCCGTTGCACGCCTGGGAACAAGATATCGCGAAGTATAGGGATCGTTACCTGTCTGGCTGGGATGCCTTGAGGGAAGAGCGTTACAAACGACAACTGGACCTCGGCATCATTGCCCCCAAGTGGAAGCTCTCACCACGCGACGAGCAAGTGCCTGCATGGGGCAGCGTCACAAACAAGGAAGACTGGGCCCTGCGCATGGCCGTCTACGCAGCGATGATCGACCGAATGGATCAAGGGATCGGCCGTGTCCTGCAGACGTTGCTCGAAACCGGCGCCGAAGACAACACGCTCGTGCTGTTCCTCTCCGACAATGGCGGCTGTCACGAGGACCTGAATAAGAAGACGTTTAACAAGCCGGGAAGCAAACCCGGAGAGCGCGGCTCGTATGTGGCGTATGAGCGGCCGTGGGCCAACGCAAGCAACACTCCGTTTCGCATGTTTAAACACTGGGTCCACGAGGGCGGCATTGCTACGCCCATGCTCGCGCGCTGGCCGGCAGGTAGCGCGAAACGTACACAGCCGCTTAGCGACGTCGTGCACATCACCGACATTATGGCCACGTGCCTGGACCTTGCTGGCGTAGAGTACCCAAAGACATACAACGGCAACGCGCTACACCCGCTTGTGGGCAAGAGCGTTGCCCCTCTGCTTCGGGGCAAATCTCGAGAGGGACACGCTCGCCTCTGCTGGGAACACCAGGGGAATTGTGCGATTCGCGAGGGCGACTGGAAGCTGGTGATACCCGCCAGGGGGGCCTGGGAACTCTACAATCTCGCGGACGACCGCACCGAGTTGACGAATCTCGTGGAGAAGGACGCGAAACGCGCCGCACGAATGCACACGGCATGGATGCAGTGGGCGGATGAAAACGGCGTCAAGATTCCTGATGAAGCGCGAAACCTGTCGTCGGCACCGGCGTAATGCCAGACCGTTGCACGGCGCAGTTCACGAGGTGACGAGTTCTTCGTAAACGCGAAGGTTACCCTCGATCATGCGCTCTTTCGTGAATTTTTCAGTCAGCATCGTCTTGGCTCGCGCAGCCATGACCGCGGACTGATTCGGATTGCGGATGGCCTGGAGGATGCAGGATGCCAGCTCTCTCGGATTCTGAATCGGAGCAAGTCTGCCGGTTTCGTGGTGCCGGACCATTTCGGGGATTCCGCCGCCAGCCGTCGCCACCACAGGCACGTCACAGGCCATGGCGTCGAGCACGGAAGTTCCGAGGCCTTCCTCTTTGCTGCTCATGACGAACAAGTCCAGAGTTCGCAATATACGCGGCACGTCCTTGCGGTATCCCAGGAAATGAACATTCCACTCCAGATCGAGTGACTTTGCTTGTTTGAGGAGTCCCTCGCGCAATGGGCCGTCTCCCGCGATAAGCAGGTGCGCATTCGGCGTGTCCCTGACTACCAAGTGCATTGCGTCCAGGAGTGTGGCCTGGTCCTTGTGATCAACCAGAGCCGCAACATTGCCCAGCAGGAATGCATCCTCGGGTACGCCCAGTTCATCACGCGTCAGCGGTGGCACATCGAAGCGCTCAACGTCAATGCCACTGTGCACCGTCCGCAGGCAGTCTTCACCAATGCCAAACTCACGCATAACCTCTGCGATACGATCGGAAATCGCGATAACACGATCAGCCTGCCGGTACTTCCACCGGCTGAATGCGTTTCGATTGGGCGGAAAATCCACGCGACGCGACGCGACAACCTTGCCCCGGCGCGCAATGGCTCGCGCGAGACATGCGTAGGTAATTGCGTGGCTCGTGTGCGCATGAAGGATATCCACGCCTTGCGACTTCACCACCTTGGCCAGGCGCATCGCCGTGAACACGTCCGCTTCGCCACGGCACGAGACGCCAATGCGTGTGAGATCCGGCACTCCATGAGCGCTTCCAAGAAATTCGCTGCCCACGCGTCCTGCGATGAGACACCGGTGCCCGCGCTCCGCAAGTCCGCGAATAAGGTAACTCGCTTGCTGTTCTCCCCCTCGCCATCCGGTCTGTTCGTCGATATGCAGGACGATCATGTCGCGCGTCGCTTTGCGTGAATGCTCAATGCCTCGTCGTACGCCTCAAGCGTGCGCGACGCCAGCAGGCCAAGCGTAAACTCCGATTCGATGCGCTTTCTCGCCGATTGCCCCATCGCTCGCCGTTGTGCGGGGTCGCGTAAAAGTCTGGCAAGCGCATCGGCGAGCGGTTCGACTGTACCTTGCGGCACAATGAAACCGTCCTTTCCATCGCGCACAATCTCCTTCGTGCCTCCGTGATCAGAAGCGACAATGGGGATCTCCGTGGCCATCTGCTCCATCACGCTGAAGGAAGACGCCTCGCAATCGATTGAAGGCTGCGCTCCGATGTCGAATGCCTGAATACAGTCGCCGATATCATTGCGAAACCCGCCAAAATGCGTGATGGAATCGATCTCCAGGTCACGCGCCAAGTCTCGCAAAGATTGGTCTAGCACACCCTGCCCCAGGATAAGCAGTCGCAATTGGGGGTACTGAGATTTGAGCTTGGCGGCTGCCTCGAATAGGAACCGATGCCCCTTAGCCTCCGCAAGCCGCGCAGCCATGCCCACGACAATGTGCTCGTCCGCGTAGCCAAATTCCTGCCGCGTGCGGGTGCGCGCCGCCGCATCAGAGCAGTATTTCTTGGGATCAACACCGTTGTGAATCACACGCATGCGCTCCGCGTCGAACGTGGGCCTCGAAATGCGCAACTGAAGCACGGCATCGCACACCGCGATTTGGTAATCGGTCCACGACAGGTTCAGCAACCGGTTCGGAAGACTGTTCCCGACGGCGTAGGTGTTGTGCCGAGTTCGAACCATACAAACCGGCCGGCCAAGCAGACGATTACCCAGACCGCTAATCCAATGATCTTGCGAGCCGTTCGCGTGGAGGACATCGGGCTTGACCTCGCGAATAAAACGGGCGAGGCGGCGAAGATCGCCAAACCACGCGCGCGGACGGAGGCCGCCGCGATACGCGAATGGACTGTTCCCCCGACACTCGGCATCTCGTGCGCAGGCCACCAGGACGCTGTCGGGCTTACAGCCTAGATACACGGCGTGCCCGAGGCGAGTCAGCTCGCGCGCGAGTTCCGTGACGTAACGAACCTGTCCCCCACCTTTCAGGTGCGGATCGGACAGCAGAATAGTCAGTGGTCGACTAGGCATGTGAACAGTATAGTCGCGCGGCGGCGAGTCTCGCCAAATCGGTCATGAATCCACTTAGTGCTCGAACCGCGCGCCATCGAAAGATGGGACCGCAGGAGCCTGGACACTCGGGCGAAGGTGTCAATTGGCTTCCGGAGTCTGCTGCTCGCTCTCGGCAGAGGCACCGGGCGCCGCGTCTTCCCCTTCTGCAGCCAACTCGGGCACAGGCTTGATCGGCTCCATCGTCGAAAGCAGGTTCACGATACGCTGATTCGCGCCGTCCAAAGCCTGCATGGCTACTTCCAACTCGTCATCTATGTCGACAAGATCGTCGTCTCTTCGAATTACAATTTTCTCTTTCTTCGACACTTTCCACCTCGTGGTGCGCGCAAGATTGGCCTGTTGCGTGGCATTAGGAGCCGATCTCGCTTCCGATTAGACTCAAGCGGCGAATTCGTCAGAATTGAGGAATGGGAACTTCCTTGAGTTCCTCCGCGATTGTCTTGATCACTTCGAACCGCGCATTCCTCGATATGGGCGCTGGCACGGAATCCAATACGCTCCAGGCTTCCTCGTTCACGCAGGGATGATCGCCGATCGCCTCGGCGTTCTCAAAGTCTTCATGCGCCGCCAAGTTGGAGATACGCACGACAGCGGCCAGCTTTGGATCCTTTGCGCTTGTTAGCAGACACCCGTCAATTGAATGATGCAGCAATAACGCATCGCCAAGAGCGGATGGAAAATTCCAGGCAGCCGCGAGCGCCGCCGCCGCATCGGCATGCGTGAATCCATACCGCTCGCGTTCCGCAACGCATAATGCATCCGAAGAACCGCCCGTCTTCTTGATGATGTCGGCATACGTGGATCCAAGCTGGCGGAGAAGGATCAATTTGCCTATATCGTGAAGAAGTCCTGATGTGAAGGCTTCCCCCTGAAGACCGATGGAAAGCACATTGGACAGTTTTTTTGCGAATCCAGCCACCGTAAACGCGTGCGACCAGAAATTCTTGGCCACGAGCGTGACAAGCTTCTCGTCATGCAACGTATCGACAACCGCGATCCCCAGCACAATGTTGCGGACTTCACGCACACCCAAAATTACGAGTGCCAGCTTGAGCGTGCCCACATACTGCTTCATTCCATAGTAAGGCGAATTGCTGACCCGTAGAATCTTGGCGGTCAAAGCCGGGTCCTTTTCAAGCGCTTGGGTCACTTCTCCCAACTCGACCATCGGATCGTCCGTCAAGCGAAGAAGCTCGGCGACAGTCGCGGGCATAGCGGGCAAATCGCCTACACGCTCTATCACACGTTGAACGGCATTCCTAGTTTCCATAATCCCTCACGTTCATACAACGAGGTGTTGTGGTTCAACGGGTCAAAAGCAACGGACACCCTGCCCGATTCATGGCGTAGGCTGTCGTACTCCCGACTACAAGTTCACGCACCTTTGTATGCCCATAGGCTCCCATTACGAGAAGATCCGCCCTGCACTCAGCGGCATGTTCGACAATCACTTCGCTTGGATCACCCTCGCGAACGACATAATTCACGGCGACATCGTGAGGTGCAAGATATGCGCGCGCCTCATCAAGCAGTGCACTCGCCTTCGCACCTCCCACCGATAGAACTTCGAGCGGCGCTCCCCAACTCGAACTCATTTGCACGGCCACCTGCAGCGCCTTCTTGGAGTGCGCCGAACCGTCGTAGGCCACCAGAAACTTCCCGCGTCCGGGTATTGCAACTCCCGTCACAAGGACTGGCCGCGTGCTTCGACGTACAACCGCTTGCGTGGTAGAGCCCAGCAAACCCTCAAGCCATTCGCTGTGCTCTCCGCTTCGGCCAAGAATGATGAGGTCGGTGAGCTCGCTCTTCTCAAGTATGGTGCGAGGCACAAGCCCCGCTATCTGCTCAATGGTGAATGCGACCCCCGCCTCTTCGCAGGTCTTTTGAAATAACTGGAGCGCAAGTCTTCCACGCTCCTCCAGAATCATGGTGATATTGCCCTGATAATTGGCATAGGGAGCCGTACCCAAAGAGGCCGACACATCGCGCAAAAACGGCCCCTCAAGCAACTTGATGTCCATGACATGCAGCCCATGAACGGTTGCCTCGAAATGCTTCGCTACCGCGATCGCGTACCGCACCCCAAGCATGGCTTGCTCGCTGCCGTCGGTAGGAACAAGGATATGTTTAATCATGGTACTCCCGAACACCTATTCACACATGAACTCCGATACCGTGCGCGAAAATTGTAGCGAAACCACTTTGAAAAATCACTTTTTGCGGGATGCGCTTGGCCGGTGGGCGCTTCTCAAGCGTTCGTTTCGCCGTGCGCAGGAGACATGAAGTCTACCGAGTCCGCAATTTGCACCGACGCGATTGAGCGCCGGCGCAAATTGCCCACGTGCAAGACGTTGAGGTTATGCCATGAGGATTTATCGCGAACACACTCTGTTTTCGGATAGTCGCGCTGCCTTTCGCCGCAAGTCTCGCAAACGCGACGATTACGAGAGAGGGGCTAAGTGTGTTCGTGAGAAATCCGGGCGAGAAACGGAAAACCGGAAGCGGGCCTCCCATACGGTGGCCAGCTTCCGGTGCGTCTTATGCTTGAAGCATCCCCTTGGTCGAGGGCACACCCGATACACGCGCGTCGATACACGTCGCCGCATCCAGTGCCCGCGCGAAGGCCTTGAACATGCCTTCGATACAGTGGTGAAGATTTCCTTCCTGACGCAGAATCACATGAAGTGTGACGCGAGCGTTTACGGCGAAAGCGCGAAAGAACTCCTCGGCAAGTTCCGTGTCGAAGTCTCCGAGCCGCGTCCGCTGCAAATCCGCCTTGTAGGAAAAGTAGGGCCTGCCGCTGATGTCGACTGCAACCTCGGCCAATACCTCATCCATCGGAACGACGGCATGACCATAGCGAACGATGCCTTTGCGGTCGCCCAAGGCTTGAATAAAAGCCATGCCCAGGCAAATGCCCACGTCTTCCACGGTATGGTGCGGATCGATGTGCAAGTCGCCCTTCGCTTCCACGTTCAAATCGAAAAGCCCGTGCCGGGCGATGTGATTCAGCATGTGATCGAAGAAGCCGATGCCCGTCTTTATGTTCGAACGGCCCGATCCGTCAAGATTCAGTTCAATCCGAATTGCGGTTTCGGCAGTCTCGCGGGTAATTACCGCGTTTCGCATGGCAACAGCCTTTCTATCACCGGCCCAGAGACAGTCGTTCTGCAAGGAAATGGGGCAATCCGGCTTCAAGTATTCGTTGAGCCGCCTTCTCGACATCGTATTCGACACGAATCAACTGGTACTCGTTCTTTTGCGAATCGAACAGGCCAAACGCCGCTCGAGGATCGCCGTCCCGCGGTTGTCCCACGGAGCCGGGATTGATAAAGAAGGTCTTTCCTTCTCCCAACGCAAACTTGAGATCGTCGTCCACCGAGTACAGACCGTCTGCCGAAAATATCCCAGGACTATGCGTATGGCCGAAGAAGCACAGACGATAGTTCTGCTCCGCAAGGTAGGGAATGTGGGGCAGCACATCCTCCCACGTAAACAGATAGCAGTCGCGATCCGTGGGCGACCCATGTGCGGCAAGAAAATGCGTGAACTGCATGTTGTCGGGCAACTCACGCAACCACTTCAGGTTTGCCTCGGAAAGATGTTCGCGCGTCCACAGCGCCGCATGCAGCGCCACCGGATTGAAACCCCATGGCTCCTCGATTCCGCAAGCCACCGCATCATGATTGCCGCATATGGTGGGAATTCCGGTCTCGCGAACCAAGTCCGCACACTCGTTCGGACTCGCGTTATAGCCAACGACATCGCCTAAGCAGACGATTTGGTCCACTGCCAATTCTTGAATGCGCGCCTGAACGGCCTGCAAGGCCTCAAGGTTGGCGTGCACATCCGAGATTATCGCGTAACGCAAATAACTCCATCCTCACGCCGACGGCGCTTCGTTAGTCATCCCTACCCCACTCATCCTACATCTTCAGATCGCGCATATTCATGGCACAGCCACGCCACACCGGTACTCGACATTGTACAAACAACCGGCGATCACTTCGCGCTCCGCGGGACTAAGCTTACGTGCACAGATCGGGCGAAGCCGCAATAGTGGGCATTGTGCCCCAACGGACGCCGGGTTTCAACCGCCGGGATCGTTCGTGATCGGCACCCGCGCGCCAAAGAATAGTACAATGTAGGTGAGTTCGGTCATTCTTCGCCGAATCAGACGAAAGACGTGACCATCGCTGTGGAGGTTGGAATGATACGTATTCTCGTTATGCACCCCCGGGATTGGACGGTAAAGAAGCCTTCTTACATCGAGCGTTCCATTCACGAAATCCTAAAGCGCATTGCCGCACAAGGGCACTATGTGGCTTGGCTGTGCGGTAAGCGCCTCACCCTTAGGTCAGGAAGTGTAGGCGTCCAGGAACTCGAATTGGTGGACGGCATCCACGTGGCCCGGCTTGGCCCCATGCCACTCCACAGACCATTGGCCCGTCTCTTCCTGGGTCGCTTGGCAAAATCCGGCTCATGCCCGTTTGACGTCGTCCTGAACTGCGTCGCTGGTCGAACCTTGGACGTCGCCTCTCATCTCCAGGTCCCGGTACTACCTTGGGTGTTCAGCGTGACCGCCAAAACGCCCGCTATCAGTGACAGGATGGGCCCGATAATCGCCACAACACAACTTGGCGCAAGTCAACTGCGTGAGCTTGGGGTCCCGCCGGGACACATTGTATTCGCCCCCGTGGGCGTAAATGGGGTGGACTACGAGCGAAAACGGGCTGACACGGAAAGACGCGTACTCGTTCTTGGAAAGTTTGGCGAGTCGCGGCTCTTTCGAACCGGCGGTGCACGGCTAATCGCTCGCCTGAAGACCAAAGGGATACAGGTGGATACCCAACTTGATCCGGCAATGGCCCCTTGGATCGCGTACTGCGGCGAAGGCCATGAATGGGAAGCGCTTGAATTTGCAGACCGTGGTATTCCAGTGCTCAGCCCGAACACCATTGCCGCCCGCGAGTGTGTCGTTCCGGAAGAAACCGGACTTCTCCATGCCGCTGGCAATTGGAAAGAACTGGAAGCTCAGTTCGAACGCATCTCCAAGGATGAAGTGCTCTACAAGCGCCTCTCGGAGGGAGCGGCGAAATACGCGTCACAACGGCGGTGGGAGAGGTCTGCCGGGCTCGTACTTGCAGCCATTGAGAATATGCTGGCCAGTGTCTCGTAAGAGAAGTCCGGTTCCCTACGCATCCGTAACGAGCCACGCACTACACGCCCGTGTAACTCTTTATATTGAAATTAGTTACAATCA
This genomic interval carries:
- a CDS encoding metallophosphatase family protein — its product is MRYAIISDVHANLEALQAVQARIQELAVDQIVCLGDVVGYNASPNECADLVRETGIPTICGNHDAVACGIEEPWGFNPVALHAALWTREHLSEANLKWLRELPDNMQFTHFLAAHGSPTDRDCYLFTWEDVLPHIPYLAEQNYRLCFFGHTHSPGIFSADGLYSVDDDLKFALGEGKTFFINPGSVGQPRDGDPRAAFGLFDSQKNEYQLIRVEYDVEKAAQRILEAGLPHFLAERLSLGR
- a CDS encoding universal stress protein, whose product is MIKHILVPTDGSEQAMLGVRYAIAVAKHFEATVHGLHVMDIKLLEGPFLRDVSASLGTAPYANYQGNITMILEERGRLALQLFQKTCEEAGVAFTIEQIAGLVPRTILEKSELTDLIILGRSGEHSEWLEGLLGSTTQAVVRRSTRPVLVTGVAIPGRGKFLVAYDGSAHSKKALQVAVQMSSSWGAPLEVLSVGGAKASALLDEARAYLAPHDVAVNYVVREGDPSEVIVEHAAECRADLLVMGAYGHTKVRELVVGSTTAYAMNRAGCPLLLTR
- a CDS encoding glycosyltransferase; amino-acid sequence: MPSRPLTILLSDPHLKGGGQVRYVTELARELTRLGHAVYLGCKPDSVLVACARDAECRGNSPFAYRGGLRPRAWFGDLRRLARFIREVKPDVLHANGSQDHWISGLGNRLLGRPVCMVRTRHNTYAVGNSLPNRLLNLSWTDYQIAVCDAVLQLRISRPTFDAERMRVIHNGVDPKKYCSDAAARTRTRQEFGYADEHIVVGMAARLAEAKGHRFLFEAAAKLKSQYPQLRLLILGQGVLDQSLRDLARDLEIDSITHFGGFRNDIGDCIQAFDIGAQPSIDCEASSFSVMEQMATEIPIVASDHGGTKEIVRDGKDGFIVPQGTVEPLADALARLLRDPAQRRAMGQSARKRIESEFTLGLLASRTLEAYDEALSIHAKRRAT
- a CDS encoding arylsulfatase: MLIIMADDLGYSDIGRYGSEIATPNLDSLARDGCTFTHAYNAARCCPSRAALLTGLHPHQAGMGAMTSPPDRVVPEGPYQGYLNRNCMTLAEALKTAGYRTYMSGKWHVGAARENWPRQRGFDRYFGLISGASSYWEILPEERDVRTMALDDDVYVPSGDTFYMTDAFTDHAVQFLKEHDTSTSPFLLYLAYTAPHWPLHAWEQDIAKYRDRYLSGWDALREERYKRQLDLGIIAPKWKLSPRDEQVPAWGSVTNKEDWALRMAVYAAMIDRMDQGIGRVLQTLLETGAEDNTLVLFLSDNGGCHEDLNKKTFNKPGSKPGERGSYVAYERPWANASNTPFRMFKHWVHEGGIATPMLARWPAGSAKRTQPLSDVVHITDIMATCLDLAGVEYPKTYNGNALHPLVGKSVAPLLRGKSREGHARLCWEHQGNCAIREGDWKLVIPARGAWELYNLADDRTELTNLVEKDAKRAARMHTAWMQWADENGVKIPDEARNLSSAPA
- the hisB gene encoding imidazoleglycerol-phosphate dehydratase HisB yields the protein MRNAVITRETAETAIRIELNLDGSGRSNIKTGIGFFDHMLNHIARHGLFDLNVEAKGDLHIDPHHTVEDVGICLGMAFIQALGDRKGIVRYGHAVVPMDEVLAEVAVDISGRPYFSYKADLQRTRLGDFDTELAEEFFRAFAVNARVTLHVILRQEGNLHHCIEGMFKAFARALDAATCIDARVSGVPSTKGMLQA
- a CDS encoding glycosyltransferase; its protein translation is MIVLHIDEQTGWRGGEQQASYLIRGLAERGHRCLIAGRVGSEFLGSAHGVPDLTRIGVSCRGEADVFTAMRLAKVVKSQGVDILHAHTSHAITYACLARAIARRGKVVASRRVDFPPNRNAFSRWKYRQADRVIAISDRIAEVMREFGIGEDCLRTVHSGIDVERFDVPPLTRDELGVPEDAFLLGNVAALVDHKDQATLLDAMHLVVRDTPNAHLLIAGDGPLREGLLKQAKSLDLEWNVHFLGYRKDVPRILRTLDLFVMSSKEEGLGTSVLDAMACDVPVVATAGGGIPEMVRHHETGRLAPIQNPRELASCILQAIRNPNQSAVMAARAKTMLTEKFTKERMIEGNLRVYEELVTS
- a CDS encoding HDOD domain-containing protein yields the protein METRNAVQRVIERVGDLPAMPATVAELLRLTDDPMVELGEVTQALEKDPALTAKILRVSNSPYYGMKQYVGTLKLALVILGVREVRNIVLGIAVVDTLHDEKLVTLVAKNFWSHAFTVAGFAKKLSNVLSIGLQGEAFTSGLLHDIGKLILLRQLGSTYADIIKKTGGSSDALCVAERERYGFTHADAAAALAAAWNFPSALGDALLLHHSIDGCLLTSAKDPKLAAVVRISNLAAHEDFENAEAIGDHPCVNEEAWSVLDSVPAPISRNARFEVIKTIAEELKEVPIPQF